One window from the genome of Aeromonas sp. FDAARGOS 1405 encodes:
- the secG gene encoding preprotein translocase subunit SecG produces the protein MYEILLVVYLLVSLALIGLVMIQQGKGADMGASFGAGASNTVFGSSGSGSFLTRTTAILATLFFVISLVLGSMSSNKVKQGSEWENLQQTQQVEQTKAPVKKDTDVPE, from the coding sequence ATGTACGAGATTCTTTTGGTCGTTTATCTGCTGGTTTCACTGGCTCTGATTGGTCTGGTGATGATTCAGCAAGGTAAAGGGGCTGATATGGGCGCCTCGTTCGGCGCAGGGGCATCGAATACTGTATTCGGCTCCAGTGGTTCAGGCAGTTTCCTGACCAGAACAACAGCGATTTTGGCTACTCTGTTTTTCGTAATCAGCCTGGTGCTCGGCTCTATGTCCAGCAACAAGGTAAAACAGGGTAGTGAATGGGAAAATCTGCAACAAACCCAACAGGTTGAGCAGACCAAAGCGCCAGTGAAGAAAGATACTGACGTTCCCGAGTAA
- the nusA gene encoding transcription termination factor NusA produces MNKEILLVVDAVSNEKAVPREKIFQALETALATATKKKYEGEIEVRVEIDRKTGDYDTYRRWLVIADQAAMENPYAEITLEAAQIDQPDIQVGEYVEDQIDSVTFDRITTQTAKQVIVQKVREAERSQVVDQFKDKEGTIISGVVKKSNRDNVILDLGSNAEAVIFRDDMLPRETFRPGDRVRGLLYAVRPEARGSQLFVSRSSPDFLKELFRIEVPEIGEEMIEIMGAARDPGSRAKIAVKTNDRRIDPIGACIGMRGARVQAVSAELSGERADIVLYDDNPAQYVINAMAPADVASIIVDEDNHTMDIAVEAANLAQAIGRNGQNVRLASQLTGWELNVMTVEDMRAKHQAENDRIMNLFTSTLDIDDDFAGLLMEEGFSTLEEIAFVPVNELLAIDGLDEDMVEELRKRAKDALTTQALAKEESFDGVEPSEELLNLNGLSRELAYALAGRGVGTLEDLAEQGIDDLAGIEGLTAEKAGELIMAARNICWFGEEQS; encoded by the coding sequence ATGAATAAAGAGATTTTGCTGGTCGTTGACGCAGTATCCAACGAGAAAGCGGTACCCCGCGAGAAGATCTTCCAGGCTCTGGAAACCGCGCTGGCGACTGCGACCAAGAAGAAATATGAAGGCGAGATTGAAGTTCGGGTCGAAATCGATCGCAAGACTGGTGACTACGACACCTATCGTCGCTGGCTGGTAATCGCAGATCAAGCCGCGATGGAGAACCCTTACGCCGAGATTACCCTGGAAGCTGCTCAGATTGATCAGCCGGATATCCAGGTCGGTGAATATGTTGAAGACCAGATTGATTCTGTCACCTTCGACCGTATCACTACCCAGACCGCCAAGCAGGTTATCGTGCAGAAAGTGCGCGAAGCGGAGCGTTCACAAGTAGTTGATCAGTTTAAAGATAAAGAAGGCACCATCATCAGTGGTGTCGTCAAGAAGAGCAACCGCGACAACGTCATTCTGGATCTGGGCAGCAATGCTGAAGCCGTGATCTTCCGTGATGACATGCTGCCGCGTGAAACCTTCCGCCCGGGCGACCGTGTCCGTGGCCTGCTCTACGCAGTACGTCCAGAAGCCCGTGGTTCCCAGCTGTTTGTCAGCCGTTCCAGCCCGGACTTCCTGAAAGAGCTGTTCCGTATCGAAGTACCGGAGATCGGCGAAGAGATGATCGAAATCATGGGCGCTGCCCGTGACCCGGGTTCCCGCGCCAAGATTGCGGTGAAGACCAACGATCGTCGTATCGACCCGATCGGTGCCTGTATCGGTATGCGTGGTGCCCGTGTGCAAGCTGTCTCCGCAGAGCTGAGCGGTGAGCGTGCAGACATCGTGCTGTACGATGACAACCCGGCCCAGTACGTGATCAATGCCATGGCACCTGCCGATGTGGCCTCCATCATCGTTGATGAAGACAACCACACCATGGATATCGCCGTGGAAGCTGCCAACCTGGCCCAGGCCATCGGTCGCAATGGTCAGAACGTGCGTCTGGCCTCCCAGCTGACCGGTTGGGAGCTGAACGTGATGACCGTCGAGGACATGCGTGCCAAGCACCAGGCCGAGAACGACCGCATCATGAACCTGTTCACCAGCACCCTGGATATCGATGACGATTTTGCCGGTCTGCTGATGGAAGAGGGCTTCTCGACTCTGGAAGAGATCGCCTTCGTGCCGGTTAACGAGTTGCTGGCTATCGACGGTCTGGATGAAGACATGGTCGAAGAGCTGCGCAAGCGTGCCAAAGATGCCCTGACTACCCAGGCGCTGGCCAAAGAGGAGTCTTTTGATGGCGTCGAGCCGTCCGAAGAGCTGCTCAATCTGAACGGTCTGAGTCGTGAACTGGCATACGCTCTGGCGGGCCGCGGCGTGGGTACCCTGGAAGATTTGGCTGAGCAAGGTATCGATGACCTTGCTGGTATTGAAGGGCTGACTGCCGAGAAGGCGGGTGAGCTCATTATGGCTGCTCGCAATATCTGTTGGTTCGGAGAAGAGCAGTCTTAA
- the yhbY gene encoding ribosome assembly RNA-binding protein YhbY produces the protein MILNNKQKQYLKGLAHSLKPVVLLGQHGLTEGVLAEIDLALNHHELIKVKVASEDREMKQLVMDAIVRETGSVKVQSMGHVLTIYRQANEPKIQLPRK, from the coding sequence ATGATTCTCAACAACAAACAGAAACAGTACCTCAAGGGCCTTGCCCACAGCCTCAAACCTGTCGTCCTGCTGGGTCAGCATGGTCTGACCGAAGGCGTACTGGCCGAGATCGATCTGGCACTGAACCATCACGAGCTGATCAAGGTTAAGGTTGCCTCTGAAGATCGCGAGATGAAACAACTGGTTATGGATGCCATTGTCCGTGAGACCGGTTCAGTCAAAGTACAGAGCATGGGCCATGTGCTGACCATTTATCGTCAGGCCAACGAACCCAAAATCCAGCTGCCCCGCAAGTAA
- a CDS encoding flagellar motor protein MotB, with amino-acid sequence MSDCKCPPPGLPAYMGTFADLMSLLMCFFVLLLSFAEMDVLKFKQIAGSMKNAFGVQNILEVKDIPKGTSVIAQEFRPGRPEPTPIDTVMQQTIDMTQTELEFLPGEADQAGGQDKSDGKQTGGDTAQDAKKAQEQSNTLAKALAEQMKDQIQDGAIEIEALGQQIIIRIREKASFPAGSAFLQPQFWPVIRKVATLLKDVPGEITISGHTDNVATEDELFQSNWELSSQRAVAVAHQMLKVPGFDQGRLVVQGMADSQPLVPNTTPENRRMNRRVEIAIMQGKPTVSAPISVPEGK; translated from the coding sequence ATGTCTGATTGCAAATGTCCCCCCCCCGGTCTTCCTGCCTATATGGGCACCTTTGCCGACCTGATGTCGCTGCTGATGTGCTTCTTCGTGCTGCTGCTCTCCTTTGCCGAGATGGACGTACTCAAGTTCAAGCAGATCGCGGGCTCTATGAAGAATGCTTTCGGAGTGCAGAACATCCTTGAGGTGAAAGATATTCCCAAGGGAACCTCGGTGATTGCCCAGGAGTTCAGGCCCGGTCGCCCTGAGCCCACGCCGATTGATACCGTGATGCAGCAGACCATCGATATGACCCAGACCGAACTGGAGTTTCTGCCCGGTGAGGCGGATCAGGCCGGTGGTCAGGACAAGAGTGATGGCAAACAGACGGGGGGCGATACCGCGCAGGATGCGAAGAAGGCGCAAGAACAGTCCAATACCCTGGCCAAAGCCCTCGCCGAGCAGATGAAAGATCAGATCCAGGACGGTGCCATCGAAATTGAGGCGCTGGGCCAGCAGATCATCATCCGGATCAGGGAAAAAGCGTCGTTCCCGGCCGGTTCGGCATTTCTGCAACCCCAGTTCTGGCCAGTCATTCGCAAGGTCGCGACCCTGCTCAAGGATGTGCCGGGTGAAATCACCATCTCCGGTCACACCGACAACGTGGCGACCGAAGATGAGCTGTTCCAGTCCAACTGGGAGTTGTCATCGCAGCGGGCGGTGGCGGTGGCGCACCAGATGCTGAAGGTCCCCGGTTTTGATCAGGGGCGACTGGTGGTGCAGGGGATGGCGGATTCCCAGCCATTGGTGCCCAATACCACCCCGGAAAATCGTCGGATGAACCGGCGGGTCGAGATCGCCATCATGCAGGGCAAACCGACCGTTTCGGCCCCAATTTCCGTACCGGAAGGGAAGTAA
- a CDS encoding PilZ domain-containing protein encodes MAHHPILTDDELAMLRDLGSNQDAHVLSGHLDAPMLGLLQKADHLVLEARFAGHQLRFPLTFTQGEDGFVEPRLSAPVIRELGFAQPRAWRLAQKAKLCSEFGLFQVLSLSLNGLIVENLPIDMVADTPINGELCIEQEAPLPLQGRLVRRIKANADHATWALSFQMSESNIERLRHWLFQRHQDAFTEAYLS; translated from the coding sequence ATGGCTCACCATCCTATTCTGACCGACGATGAGCTGGCCATGCTGCGGGACTTGGGGAGCAATCAGGACGCCCATGTTCTGAGTGGTCACCTCGATGCCCCCATGCTTGGCTTGTTGCAAAAAGCCGACCACCTTGTACTCGAAGCCCGCTTTGCAGGCCATCAGCTGAGATTTCCCCTGACCTTTACCCAAGGGGAAGATGGCTTCGTCGAGCCCCGGTTATCTGCACCGGTCATCAGGGAGCTGGGGTTTGCGCAACCGCGCGCCTGGCGTCTTGCCCAAAAAGCCAAGCTTTGCAGCGAGTTCGGCCTGTTTCAGGTACTCAGCCTCTCCCTTAATGGACTCATAGTGGAAAATTTGCCAATCGACATGGTGGCCGATACCCCCATCAACGGCGAGCTCTGTATCGAGCAAGAGGCCCCTCTTCCACTGCAGGGACGACTGGTAAGGCGCATCAAAGCCAATGCCGACCATGCCACTTGGGCGCTGAGCTTTCAAATGAGCGAGAGCAACATCGAACGGCTGCGCCACTGGCTGTTCCAGCGCCATCAAGACGCCTTTACCGAGGCGTATCTGTCCTGA
- the greA gene encoding transcription elongation factor GreA — MNHTPMTVRGAEKLREELDYLKTELRPQIIEAIADAREHGDLKENAEYHAAREQQGFCEGRIQEIEAKLSNAQVIDVTKMTNNGRVIFGATVTLLKSETEEEVVYRIVGDDEADIKQNLISVNSPIARALIGKEVDDVAIVKTPAGDVEYEVLEVAYI; from the coding sequence ATGAATCATACTCCGATGACTGTTCGCGGCGCTGAGAAGCTGCGCGAAGAGCTCGATTATCTCAAGACCGAGCTTCGTCCCCAGATTATCGAAGCGATTGCCGATGCCCGTGAGCACGGCGATCTTAAGGAAAACGCCGAATACCATGCCGCTCGCGAGCAGCAGGGGTTCTGTGAAGGTCGCATTCAGGAGATTGAAGCCAAGCTCTCCAATGCGCAAGTGATCGATGTCACCAAGATGACCAACAACGGCCGCGTTATTTTTGGCGCGACGGTGACTCTGCTCAAGAGCGAGACAGAGGAAGAGGTGGTTTACCGCATCGTGGGTGACGATGAGGCTGATATCAAACAGAACCTCATCTCTGTCAACTCCCCCATTGCCCGAGCCCTGATTGGCAAGGAAGTGGACGATGTCGCAATCGTCAAGACCCCTGCTGGCGATGTGGAATACGAAGTACTGGAAGTCGCTTATATCTAA
- the folP gene encoding dihydropteroate synthase yields the protein MQLTSKGLSLSLDRPHVMGILNVTPDSFSDGGNFNQLERAMAHARQMVSDGATLIDIGGESTRPGAPDVSEQEELDRVIPVVEQMARELDVMISLDTSKAAVMREGCKAGAHLINDVRALQEPGALQAAAEAAVPVCLMHMQGQPRTMQVEPHYDDLIGEVRAFFEQRIAACLAAGIQREDLLLDPGYGFGKTLAHNYQLLAAQKELLDYGLPLLVGMSRKSMIGNLLNRPVGERLAGSLACALIGMQHGARIIRVHDVRETMDALRVGWLAMTGQDFISR from the coding sequence ATGCAGTTAACCAGCAAGGGGCTTAGCCTCTCCCTCGATCGTCCCCATGTGATGGGGATCCTCAATGTGACGCCCGACTCCTTCTCCGATGGTGGTAATTTCAACCAGCTTGAACGGGCAATGGCCCATGCGCGCCAGATGGTCTCTGACGGTGCGACCCTCATCGACATCGGTGGCGAGTCTACCCGCCCTGGCGCGCCCGATGTGAGCGAGCAGGAGGAGCTGGACAGGGTCATTCCTGTCGTGGAGCAGATGGCCCGTGAGCTGGATGTGATGATCTCCCTTGATACCTCCAAAGCTGCTGTGATGCGGGAGGGTTGCAAGGCGGGAGCCCATCTGATCAACGATGTGCGGGCACTGCAGGAGCCTGGAGCACTGCAGGCAGCGGCCGAGGCTGCTGTGCCTGTCTGCCTGATGCATATGCAGGGGCAGCCGAGAACCATGCAGGTCGAGCCCCATTATGACGATCTGATCGGAGAGGTGCGCGCCTTTTTTGAGCAGCGCATTGCCGCTTGTCTGGCAGCCGGGATCCAACGCGAAGATCTGTTGCTGGATCCGGGATATGGCTTTGGCAAGACCCTTGCACACAACTATCAGCTGTTGGCGGCCCAAAAGGAACTGCTTGATTATGGCTTGCCGCTATTGGTGGGGATGTCGCGAAAGTCTATGATAGGCAACCTGCTGAACCGCCCTGTGGGTGAGCGTCTGGCGGGCAGTCTGGCATGCGCCCTTATCGGCATGCAGCATGGGGCCCGCATCATCAGGGTACACGATGTACGGGAGACCATGGACGCATTGCGCGTCGGTTGGCTGGCAATGACGGGACAAGATTTTATTTCCAGATAA
- the glmM gene encoding phosphoglucosamine mutase → MARKYFGTDGVRGKVGEYPITPDFVMKLGWAAGKVLSKKGTKKVLIGKDTRISGYMLESALEAGLSAAGLKAILMGPMPTPAVAYLTRTFRAEAGIVISASHNPFYDNGIKFFSADGTKLPDDVELAIEAELDHELKCVESAELGKAVRIDDAAGRYIEFCKSTFPSHMNLDGVKMVVDCGHGATYHIAPSVFRELGAEVITMGCAPDGLNINDGVGSTAPDALVAKVLECKADLGVAFDGDGDRLIMVDHTGYLIDGDEVLYIIARDALRNGRLKGGVVGTLMANMGLELALQTLGIPFARAKVGDRYVLEMMEEKGWRIGGENSGHIICLDQTTTGDGIVAALQVLTAMRSAEMPLAKLRSGMSKFPQVLVNVRFAEGKDPLAADAVMAEVAKVEQELAGRGRVLLRKSGTEPLIRVMVEGEHEQQVRDMAQRIAKQVESAF, encoded by the coding sequence ATGGCAAGAAAGTATTTCGGCACAGATGGTGTGCGCGGCAAAGTCGGCGAATACCCGATCACCCCTGACTTCGTGATGAAATTGGGTTGGGCTGCAGGCAAAGTGCTCTCCAAGAAGGGCACCAAAAAGGTGCTGATTGGCAAAGATACGCGAATCTCTGGCTATATGCTGGAATCTGCGCTGGAGGCGGGCCTCTCTGCGGCAGGCCTTAAGGCCATTCTGATGGGGCCCATGCCCACCCCGGCGGTTGCCTACCTGACTCGCACTTTCCGTGCCGAAGCTGGCATCGTCATCAGCGCCTCCCACAATCCATTCTATGACAACGGCATCAAGTTCTTCTCCGCCGACGGCACCAAGCTGCCTGATGATGTCGAGCTGGCTATCGAAGCCGAGTTGGATCACGAGCTCAAGTGTGTCGAGTCGGCCGAACTTGGTAAAGCGGTGCGCATTGATGATGCCGCCGGTCGCTATATCGAATTCTGCAAGAGCACCTTCCCCTCCCACATGAATCTGGATGGGGTGAAAATGGTGGTGGACTGCGGTCATGGCGCTACTTACCACATTGCGCCGTCGGTTTTCCGCGAGCTGGGTGCTGAAGTGATCACCATGGGCTGTGCCCCGGATGGCCTCAATATCAACGATGGTGTTGGTTCGACTGCGCCTGACGCTCTGGTTGCCAAGGTGCTGGAGTGCAAGGCTGATCTGGGGGTTGCCTTTGATGGTGACGGTGACCGTCTGATCATGGTTGACCATACCGGCTATCTCATCGACGGTGATGAAGTGCTCTATATCATCGCACGGGATGCCTTGCGCAACGGTCGTCTCAAGGGCGGTGTCGTCGGTACCCTGATGGCCAACATGGGTCTGGAACTGGCGTTGCAGACACTGGGTATCCCATTTGCCCGTGCCAAGGTAGGCGACCGCTACGTGCTGGAGATGATGGAAGAGAAGGGCTGGCGTATCGGTGGCGAGAACTCCGGTCACATCATCTGTCTTGATCAGACCACCACGGGTGATGGCATCGTGGCCGCTTTGCAGGTGCTCACTGCCATGCGTAGTGCCGAGATGCCGCTAGCCAAGCTGCGCTCCGGCATGAGCAAGTTCCCGCAGGTACTGGTCAATGTTCGTTTTGCCGAAGGCAAGGATCCGCTGGCCGCTGATGCTGTCATGGCTGAGGTTGCCAAGGTGGAACAGGAGCTGGCTGGTCGTGGTCGCGTACTGTTGCGTAAATCCGGTACCGAACCACTGATCCGGGTCATGGTCGAAGGCGAACATGAACAGCAGGTGCGTGACATGGCTCAACGCATCGCCAAACAGGTCGAGTCGGCGTTTTAA
- the rlmE gene encoding 23S rRNA (uridine(2552)-2'-O)-methyltransferase RlmE has product MTQKKHSPSSTRWLKEHFDDQYVKKAQKLGLRSRAVFKIDEIQGKDKLLKPGMTVVDLGAAPGGWSQFAIDQVGDKGRVIACDILPMDSIAGVDFLQGDFREEAVLSALLERVGPDKVDVVMSDMAPNMSGTQQVDQARSMYLVELALDMCNQVLRADGSFVVKVFQGEGFDAYLNEIRQLFTTVKIRKPDSSRARSREVYIVATGFKL; this is encoded by the coding sequence ATGACCCAGAAAAAACATTCCCCCAGTTCAACCCGCTGGTTAAAAGAGCATTTTGACGATCAATACGTCAAAAAAGCCCAGAAGTTGGGACTGAGATCCCGTGCCGTGTTCAAGATCGACGAGATCCAGGGCAAGGACAAACTGCTCAAGCCGGGCATGACGGTGGTAGATCTGGGGGCGGCCCCAGGGGGCTGGTCACAGTTCGCCATCGACCAGGTCGGTGACAAGGGCCGGGTGATCGCTTGCGATATTCTGCCTATGGATTCCATCGCTGGTGTCGATTTCCTTCAGGGCGACTTTCGGGAGGAAGCTGTACTGAGCGCGCTGCTGGAACGGGTCGGCCCGGACAAGGTGGATGTCGTCATGTCCGACATGGCGCCAAACATGAGCGGTACCCAGCAGGTGGATCAGGCACGTTCCATGTATCTGGTCGAACTGGCGCTGGATATGTGCAATCAGGTATTACGAGCTGACGGCAGTTTCGTGGTGAAAGTGTTTCAGGGGGAGGGGTTTGATGCCTATCTCAATGAAATTCGTCAACTTTTCACCACTGTCAAAATTCGTAAACCAGACTCGTCCCGCGCTCGTTCACGGGAAGTCTACATTGTGGCTACCGGTTTTAAACTGTAG
- the rimP gene encoding ribosome maturation factor RimP — translation MATLEQRLTDLLEAPVVALGFELWGIEFIRAGKHSTLRVYIDGEQGVTVENCAEVSHQVGAIMDVEDPITEEYYLEVSSPGLDRPLFKVAQFEKYVGQEAAVTLRMATNNRRKFKGVIKAVQGDMITLTVDGKDDVLAFTNIQKANIVPNFG, via the coding sequence TTGGCTACGTTGGAACAACGTTTGACCGATCTGCTCGAGGCTCCGGTCGTTGCCTTGGGTTTTGAACTTTGGGGTATTGAGTTTATCCGTGCGGGTAAACACTCCACCTTGCGTGTCTATATTGACGGCGAGCAGGGTGTGACTGTCGAGAACTGTGCTGAGGTCAGCCATCAGGTTGGCGCCATCATGGACGTCGAAGATCCCATCACCGAGGAGTACTACCTCGAGGTATCTTCCCCAGGTCTGGATCGTCCGTTGTTCAAGGTTGCCCAGTTCGAAAAATACGTTGGCCAAGAGGCGGCGGTAACGCTTCGGATGGCAACAAACAACCGCCGCAAGTTCAAAGGCGTAATCAAAGCTGTGCAAGGCGACATGATCACCCTGACAGTAGATGGTAAGGACGACGTGTTGGCTTTCACCAATATCCAAAAAGCGAACATAGTGCCGAACTTTGGTTAA
- the tpiA gene encoding triose-phosphate isomerase, protein MGHRKPFVAANWKLHGSRSQLEQFTSQCLSGVDEKVDVVLCPSHVHLDFSASLLNEQKVIKLGAQNVSQHATGAYTGEISCQMLVEAGCRYVLVGHSERRRLFGETSFIVAEKFAAARAAGLIPILCLGESGAARQARRTFEVIAEELDIVIEKNGAMAFDNAIIAYEPIWAVGTGKCATPEQAQEVHSFIRGRLAEDTPVIGEKVRIIYGGSVTPSNARDLFAQPDVDGGLIGRASLDSDAFLGIVEAAKGAS, encoded by the coding sequence ATGGGACATCGCAAGCCGTTTGTAGCAGCCAACTGGAAGCTGCACGGTAGTAGGTCGCAGTTAGAGCAGTTTACGAGTCAGTGCCTGAGCGGTGTTGACGAAAAAGTAGATGTGGTTCTCTGTCCTTCCCATGTGCATCTCGATTTTAGCGCTTCACTGCTCAATGAGCAGAAGGTGATAAAGTTGGGGGCTCAGAATGTGAGTCAGCACGCTACTGGCGCTTACACCGGAGAAATCTCGTGTCAGATGCTGGTTGAGGCAGGGTGTCGTTACGTATTGGTAGGACACTCCGAGCGCAGGCGTCTCTTTGGTGAGACCAGTTTTATCGTCGCAGAGAAGTTTGCGGCAGCCAGAGCGGCAGGCTTGATTCCCATCCTCTGTTTAGGTGAGTCAGGGGCGGCTAGGCAGGCGAGAAGAACCTTCGAGGTGATCGCTGAAGAGCTGGATATCGTCATAGAGAAAAATGGCGCGATGGCTTTCGATAATGCTATCATCGCCTACGAGCCGATTTGGGCTGTAGGTACAGGTAAATGCGCCACACCCGAGCAGGCACAAGAGGTTCATTCCTTTATACGTGGTCGCTTGGCGGAGGATACTCCGGTAATAGGTGAGAAAGTTAGGATCATCTATGGTGGGAGCGTAACGCCGAGCAATGCGAGAGATTTGTTTGCCCAACCCGACGTAGACGGCGGCTTGATTGGCAGAGCGAGTCTTGATAGCGATGCGTTTTTAGGAATTGTTGAAGCGGCAAAGGGTGCAAGTTAA
- the ftsH gene encoding ATP-dependent zinc metalloprotease FtsH: MSDMAKNLILWLVIAVVLMSVFNSFSPSDTTSRQLDYSSFVKEVTQEQIREVRMDGKVINGVKRTGERFTTIIPAPDPQLLNDMLNHNVKVMGEKPEEPSLLTSIFISWFPMLLLIGVWVFFMRQMQGGGGKGAMSFGKSKARLMSEDQIKTTFADVAGCDEAKEEVKELVDYLRDPSKFQKLGGKIPTGVLLVGPPGTGKTLLAKAIAGEAKVPFFTISGSDFVEMFVGVGASRVRDMFEQAKKSSPCIIFIDEIDAVGRQRGAGLGGGHDEREQTLNQMLVEMDGFEGNEGIIVIAATNRPDVLDPALLRPGRFDRQVVVGLPDVRGREQILKVHMRKVPLADDVNPALIARGTPGFSGADLANLVNEAALFSARESRRVVSMAEFEKAKDKIMMGAERRSMVMKESEKEMTAYHEAGHAIIGRLVPDHDPVYKVSIIPRGRALGVTMYLPEQDRWSHSKQHLESMISSLYGGRLAEELIYGAEKVSTGASNDIERATEIARKMVTQWGMSERLGPMLYAEEDGEVFLGRSMAKAKHMSDDTARVIDAEVKQVIDRNYARSKQILLDNMDVLHSMKDALMKYETIDAKQIDDLMARREVRAPSNWHDEHGDTPQGGSTVAAEAKPADEAAPVADVTIDKANDAPAK, from the coding sequence TTGAGTGACATGGCGAAAAACTTAATCCTGTGGCTGGTCATCGCCGTCGTTTTGATGTCGGTGTTCAATAGCTTCAGCCCCAGCGATACCACCAGTCGCCAGCTGGACTATTCCAGCTTCGTTAAAGAGGTGACCCAAGAGCAGATCCGTGAAGTGCGGATGGACGGTAAGGTCATTAATGGCGTCAAGCGTACTGGTGAACGATTCACCACCATCATCCCTGCGCCGGATCCCCAGCTGCTCAACGACATGCTCAATCACAATGTCAAAGTGATGGGCGAGAAGCCGGAAGAGCCGTCTCTGTTGACCTCTATCTTTATCTCCTGGTTCCCGATGCTGCTGCTGATCGGTGTCTGGGTCTTCTTCATGCGTCAGATGCAGGGCGGCGGTGGCAAGGGTGCCATGTCGTTTGGCAAGAGCAAGGCGCGCCTGATGAGCGAAGATCAGATCAAGACCACCTTTGCGGACGTTGCAGGTTGTGATGAAGCCAAGGAAGAGGTGAAGGAGCTGGTCGACTATCTGCGCGACCCGAGTAAATTCCAGAAACTGGGCGGCAAGATCCCGACCGGTGTGCTGCTGGTTGGTCCTCCCGGTACCGGTAAGACCTTGCTGGCCAAGGCCATTGCGGGCGAGGCCAAGGTGCCGTTCTTCACCATCTCCGGTTCCGATTTTGTGGAGATGTTCGTTGGTGTCGGTGCCTCCCGAGTGCGTGACATGTTCGAACAGGCCAAGAAATCATCCCCCTGCATCATCTTCATCGATGAAATTGATGCGGTCGGTCGTCAGCGTGGCGCCGGTCTGGGTGGTGGTCACGATGAACGTGAGCAGACCCTTAACCAGATGCTGGTCGAGATGGATGGCTTTGAAGGCAATGAAGGCATCATCGTCATCGCTGCCACCAACCGTCCTGACGTACTGGATCCGGCACTGCTGCGTCCGGGCCGTTTCGACCGTCAGGTTGTGGTCGGTCTGCCGGATGTCCGTGGTCGCGAGCAGATCCTGAAAGTGCACATGCGCAAAGTTCCGTTGGCGGATGACGTAAATCCGGCGCTGATTGCCCGTGGTACCCCCGGTTTCTCCGGTGCGGACTTGGCCAACCTGGTCAACGAAGCAGCACTCTTCTCTGCCCGTGAGAGCCGCCGAGTGGTCTCCATGGCCGAGTTCGAGAAAGCCAAGGACAAGATCATGATGGGTGCGGAACGTCGCTCCATGGTGATGAAAGAGTCCGAAAAAGAGATGACTGCGTATCATGAAGCCGGTCACGCCATCATTGGTCGTCTGGTTCCGGATCATGACCCGGTTTACAAGGTCTCCATCATTCCGCGCGGTCGTGCGCTTGGTGTGACCATGTATCTGCCGGAGCAGGATCGCTGGAGCCACTCCAAGCAGCATCTGGAGTCAATGATCTCCAGTCTGTATGGCGGTCGTCTGGCAGAAGAGCTGATCTACGGTGCCGAGAAGGTTTCTACTGGCGCTTCCAACGACATCGAGCGAGCGACTGAAATTGCCCGCAAGATGGTGACCCAGTGGGGTATGTCCGAGCGTCTCGGCCCGATGCTCTATGCGGAAGAAGATGGTGAAGTGTTCCTTGGTCGCAGCATGGCCAAGGCCAAGCACATGTCCGACGATACCGCTCGCGTTATCGATGCAGAGGTCAAGCAGGTCATCGACCGCAACTATGCCCGTTCCAAGCAGATCCTGCTGGATAACATGGACGTGTTGCACAGCATGAAAGATGCGCTGATGAAGTACGAGACCATCGACGCCAAACAGATCGATGATCTGATGGCTCGTCGCGAGGTACGTGCTCCGAGCAACTGGCATGACGAGCACGGTGATACCCCGCAAGGCGGTTCCACTGTGGCTGCCGAGGCCAAGCCTGCCGATGAGGCTGCACCGGTGGCGGATGTCACTATCGACAAAGCCAACGACGCGCCGGCCAAATAA